In Geobacter anodireducens, a genomic segment contains:
- a CDS encoding C4-dicarboxylate ABC transporter substrate-binding protein — protein MKRFTLFMLLALLLASLAPAAGTARAQSAITLTYANFPPAATFPGVQMERWAKEVEKRTGGRVKVKTFPGGTLLNAKNMFEGVTSGIADIGNFAMSYQPGRFPVSEAVDLPLGFTSARVASLVLYDLIEKYKPREFEKVKVLTVFTCPPTNFMTKAPVRRLADLKGMELRVAGTSAEVAKRLGAVPVAMPQSETPEAIQKGIVKGMISSLEILQDLKFASYTPYATIANLPVVSFAVVMNKSKWNSLPADVKKALDGLSRDQAAWTGEYADRHVQESLAWAKKGYQHQVFTLPAADQKQINALLSPMVDDYVKKVSAQGLNGKQIVADVQAFRKKYETPAKKTR, from the coding sequence ATGAAACGGTTCACCCTGTTCATGCTCCTCGCGCTGCTGTTGGCATCGCTCGCCCCCGCAGCCGGCACGGCCCGCGCCCAGTCGGCCATCACCCTCACCTACGCCAACTTCCCGCCCGCGGCCACCTTCCCCGGCGTCCAGATGGAGCGCTGGGCCAAGGAAGTGGAAAAGCGGACCGGCGGCAGGGTGAAGGTGAAGACCTTCCCCGGCGGCACGCTCCTCAACGCCAAGAACATGTTCGAGGGGGTTACCTCCGGCATCGCCGACATCGGCAACTTCGCCATGAGTTACCAGCCGGGGCGCTTCCCCGTGTCCGAAGCGGTGGACCTTCCCCTGGGCTTCACGAGCGCCAGGGTGGCAAGCCTGGTTCTCTACGACCTGATCGAAAAGTACAAGCCCAGAGAGTTTGAAAAGGTAAAAGTACTGACGGTCTTCACCTGCCCTCCCACCAACTTCATGACCAAGGCACCGGTACGACGCCTGGCCGACCTGAAGGGGATGGAACTCCGCGTGGCCGGCACAAGCGCCGAAGTGGCCAAGCGCCTGGGGGCGGTGCCGGTGGCCATGCCCCAATCGGAGACCCCCGAAGCCATCCAGAAGGGAATCGTCAAGGGGATGATCTCTTCCCTTGAAATTCTCCAGGATCTCAAGTTCGCCAGCTACACTCCCTACGCGACCATCGCCAACCTGCCGGTGGTTTCCTTTGCGGTGGTCATGAACAAGTCCAAGTGGAATTCGCTCCCCGCCGACGTCAAGAAGGCCCTGGACGGTCTTTCCCGCGATCAGGCCGCATGGACCGGCGAGTACGCCGACCGCCACGTGCAGGAATCTCTCGCCTGGGCGAAGAAGGGCTACCAGCACCAGGTGTTCACCCTGCCGGCCGCCGACCAGAAACAGATCAACGCGCTCCTCTCCCCCATGGTGGATGACTATGTCAAAAAGGTGAGCGCCCAGGGGCTGAACGGCAAGCAGATCGTGGCGGATGTCCAGGCCTTCCGGAAGAAGTACGAGACACCGGCGAAGAAAACGCGGTAG
- a CDS encoding C4-dicarboxylate ABC transporter permease, with translation MERVFGIISKAFMVVGGVALLALVLLATGNVASRIGRAPFAGTYEIVSFLGAIVIAGALGHTQRRKDHIVVDILSERFPAPVKRLLDAVNHAVTCGLFGIAAWQVWVWGDKLRLSGELSETLKLTYYPFVYVVAAGFGVLAGVSFIDCIKTVLRGKESEE, from the coding sequence ATGGAACGTGTATTCGGCATCATCTCCAAGGCATTCATGGTCGTCGGCGGTGTGGCGCTCCTGGCGCTCGTGCTGCTGGCCACCGGCAACGTGGCGTCCCGGATCGGCCGGGCCCCCTTTGCCGGTACCTACGAGATCGTCTCGTTCCTGGGCGCCATCGTCATTGCCGGTGCCCTGGGGCACACCCAGCGCCGCAAGGACCACATCGTGGTCGACATCCTGTCGGAGCGCTTTCCGGCGCCGGTCAAGCGGCTGCTCGACGCGGTGAACCATGCCGTCACCTGCGGGCTGTTCGGCATCGCCGCCTGGCAGGTGTGGGTCTGGGGCGACAAGCTACGCCTGTCGGGAGAGTTGTCCGAGACGCTGAAGCTGACCTACTACCCCTTTGTCTACGTGGTGGCTGCCGGTTTCGGCGTGCTGGCCGGGGTGTCGTTCATTGATTGTATAAAAACGGTATTGCGCGGTAAGGAGAGTGAGGAGTGA
- a CDS encoding phenylacetate--CoA ligase: MLTRFPAHYSSPAELERLQLDGLRWTVNHAWRNSPFYRSRLEEAGVTPDDVTGLADIAKLPFTSADDLRDGYPFPLRAATHEQLVRIHSSSGTTGKRKILCYTQKDVDDWADMFCRCYEMAGVTREDRVQICVGYGLWTAGAGFQLGCERYGALAVPVGPGNLDIQTTFLVDLQSTVVCCTASMGLLLAEEVQRRDLRDKIAVRKVILGAERSSEAILAKIRECLGAESVHDITGLTEVYGPGTGLSCGAPGADGSIHYWADYYLLEILDPETLQPVQPGEVGEMVFTTLRKEGAPLIRYRSRDLTRLVPGDCPCGCVLPRHDRILGRSDDVVIFRGVNIYPGQIDEILDRIDGLGSEFQVVLDRGADGRDHMTIRVERAEDAAPTADALLCKAIVSGVKHSLMVSCEVDLLPYGELPRSERKTRRMFDNRAY; this comes from the coding sequence ATGCTGACCCGCTTTCCCGCCCACTACTCATCTCCCGCGGAACTTGAACGGCTCCAGCTCGACGGCCTGCGCTGGACCGTGAACCACGCCTGGCGCAACTCGCCCTTTTACCGCAGCCGGCTCGAAGAAGCGGGCGTGACGCCAGACGACGTCACGGGCCTCGCGGATATTGCGAAGCTTCCCTTCACCTCTGCCGACGATCTGCGCGACGGCTATCCCTTTCCCCTTCGTGCGGCCACCCATGAGCAGCTCGTCCGGATCCACTCATCCTCGGGGACGACAGGGAAGCGGAAAATCCTCTGCTACACCCAGAAAGATGTGGATGACTGGGCCGACATGTTCTGCCGTTGCTACGAGATGGCCGGGGTCACCCGTGAAGACCGGGTGCAGATCTGTGTCGGGTATGGTCTCTGGACCGCCGGAGCGGGTTTCCAGTTGGGATGCGAGCGGTACGGCGCCCTGGCAGTGCCCGTGGGGCCGGGGAATCTCGATATCCAGACCACCTTTCTGGTGGATCTTCAGTCAACGGTGGTCTGTTGCACCGCCTCCATGGGGCTGCTCCTGGCCGAAGAGGTCCAGCGGCGCGATCTGCGGGACAAGATCGCCGTGCGCAAGGTGATCCTCGGTGCCGAACGCTCCAGCGAGGCGATTCTAGCCAAGATCCGCGAATGCCTCGGTGCCGAATCGGTCCACGACATCACCGGCCTCACCGAGGTGTACGGTCCCGGCACGGGGCTTTCCTGCGGAGCGCCCGGCGCAGACGGCTCCATTCACTACTGGGCCGACTACTATCTCCTTGAAATCCTCGACCCGGAAACACTCCAGCCGGTGCAGCCAGGGGAGGTGGGGGAGATGGTCTTCACTACGCTGCGCAAGGAGGGGGCACCGCTCATCCGCTATCGCTCCCGGGACCTGACCCGCCTCGTGCCGGGCGATTGCCCCTGTGGCTGCGTTCTTCCCCGTCACGACCGGATACTCGGGCGTTCCGACGATGTGGTGATTTTCCGGGGGGTCAACATCTATCCCGGACAGATCGATGAGATTCTCGACCGGATCGATGGGCTCGGCAGTGAATTCCAAGTGGTTCTGGACCGGGGTGCCGATGGTCGCGACCACATGACCATCCGGGTGGAGCGGGCCGAAGATGCTGCGCCCACAGCGGATGCCCTCCTCTGCAAGGCGATCGTGTCGGGGGTGAAGCATTCCCTGATGGTCTCCTGCGAGGTGGACCTCCTCCCCTACGGCGAGCTCCCCCGGTCCGAGCGCAAGACCCGCCGCATGTTCGACAACCGCGC
- a CDS encoding C4-dicarboxylate ABC transporter permease, translated as MSGPIVGVYGICAMFFMLFVLRIPAAFTLMMVGFLGIATVTTWDAALAMLGSELWGSFSNYGLTVIPLFILVGEIVHYAGYNNSLYHATYKWFGHKRGGLAMTTILASAAFSAISGSNTATAATMSAVAIPAMKEYKYHPLLNAGSVAAGATLGVLIPPSIVLVVYGLYTGQSIGKLFFGNVIPSAILTILILLTVVWICRRHPDWGPEGPRSGWGERFAALPEAIDILILFAIIMYALFTGVVTATEAAAVSCFLALVICGLRRKLTWQKLTGAFVDTLRISCMVFMIVAGAVIFAKFLTITRLPYETAEWISSLDLPRWMVLWVILACYIIGGCIMDALAFLLVSLPIFYPLVTQLGYDPIWFGQVITIVTTMGSIMPPIGICCYVVSGMSGIPLGTVFRSGLYYMPSYIASIAILMASPYWTVLVLADLVK; from the coding sequence GTGAGCGGTCCCATTGTCGGCGTCTACGGCATCTGTGCCATGTTTTTCATGCTGTTCGTGCTGCGGATTCCCGCCGCCTTCACCCTCATGATGGTCGGTTTTCTCGGCATCGCCACGGTCACCACCTGGGACGCGGCCCTGGCCATGCTCGGCAGCGAGCTCTGGGGCAGCTTTTCCAACTACGGCCTCACGGTCATCCCCTTATTCATATTGGTGGGGGAAATCGTCCACTACGCCGGCTACAACAACAGCCTCTATCACGCCACCTACAAGTGGTTCGGCCACAAGCGCGGCGGCCTTGCCATGACCACGATCCTGGCATCGGCGGCCTTCTCGGCCATCAGCGGATCCAACACCGCCACCGCCGCCACCATGAGCGCCGTGGCGATTCCGGCCATGAAGGAGTACAAGTACCATCCGCTGCTCAACGCCGGCTCCGTGGCTGCCGGCGCGACCCTGGGGGTCCTGATCCCCCCGAGCATCGTGCTGGTGGTCTACGGGCTCTACACGGGCCAGTCCATCGGCAAGCTCTTCTTCGGCAACGTCATCCCCAGCGCCATTTTGACGATCCTCATCCTCCTGACCGTGGTCTGGATCTGCCGCCGCCACCCGGACTGGGGGCCCGAGGGGCCCAGAAGCGGCTGGGGGGAGCGGTTCGCCGCCCTGCCCGAGGCCATTGACATCCTAATCCTTTTCGCCATCATCATGTACGCCCTGTTCACCGGCGTGGTGACCGCCACCGAGGCGGCGGCAGTGAGCTGCTTCCTGGCCCTCGTGATCTGCGGTCTGCGCAGAAAGCTCACGTGGCAGAAACTGACCGGGGCATTCGTGGACACCCTGCGCATCTCCTGCATGGTGTTCATGATCGTGGCCGGCGCGGTCATCTTCGCCAAGTTCCTGACCATCACGCGGCTTCCCTATGAAACCGCCGAGTGGATCAGCTCGCTGGACCTTCCCCGCTGGATGGTCCTCTGGGTCATCCTGGCCTGCTACATCATCGGCGGTTGCATCATGGACGCCCTGGCGTTCCTGCTGGTGTCGCTCCCCATCTTCTACCCGCTGGTGACCCAACTGGGCTACGACCCCATCTGGTTCGGCCAGGTGATCACCATCGTGACCACCATGGGGTCCATCATGCCCCCCATCGGCATCTGCTGCTACGTGGTATCCGGCATGTCGGGCATCCCCCTCGGCACGGTCTTTCGCAGCGGCCTCTACTACATGCCGTCCTATATCGCCTCCATTGCCATCCTCATGGCGTCCCCCTACTGGACGGTGCTCGTGCTGGCCGACCTGGTGAAGTAA
- a CDS encoding indolepyruvate oxidoreductase, producing MSERKLLLGNDAMAHGLVESGCSVVASYPGTPASEILSGVALWRERYGVPMHVEWAVNEKVAFEIAYAAAQSGLRAATAMKQVGLNVASDPFMSAAYLGVTGGFVVISADDPGPHSSQTEQDSRLTAMSAKVPVLDPDSPNQARELIAAGFELSEAFRVPVMLRPTTRVCHANQDILPGPVAPSERTAAFVKDPARWAATPVFRHKLHLKLEEKLAGIAAWEPTAPRLLNPGVSSRKALVASGVAAAHAREVLADLGLRDVLPLWQVVQPYPLHTAFVERLLADYDEILVLEETTGVMELQLADRHRVKGKRSGFVPEVGELSPELVERLVAAFAGIPAAPSVAPPTGGGRRPTLCPGCPHRASFYAIKRAAPKGIYPSDIGCYTLGLNLGGVDTVLCMGAAVSQAAGFYHAYKLSGQVPDIVATIGDSTFFHAGIPPLIDAVVQDARFVLVILDNATTAMTGNQPTPALGWGAGGVPTATVDMEGLVKACGVRFCRSGEPGNLPAFTALMKEAVAFARTDGLAVVIARQPCVVDRTYTGERPPKRAVRVSDACNGCRFCTTQFECPALVYDEETKRVVVDTLVCSKCGVCVDVCPRLAIEEVGK from the coding sequence GTGAGTGAACGGAAGCTGTTGCTTGGCAACGATGCCATGGCCCACGGCCTTGTGGAGAGCGGATGCAGTGTCGTTGCCTCGTATCCCGGCACGCCCGCCTCGGAGATCCTCTCCGGCGTGGCTCTCTGGCGGGAGCGCTACGGCGTGCCCATGCACGTGGAGTGGGCCGTTAATGAGAAGGTGGCCTTCGAGATTGCCTACGCCGCCGCCCAGTCCGGTTTGCGGGCAGCCACGGCCATGAAGCAGGTGGGGCTCAATGTTGCCTCCGATCCGTTCATGAGTGCCGCCTACCTGGGAGTCACCGGCGGTTTCGTGGTCATCTCCGCCGACGACCCGGGGCCCCACTCGTCCCAGACCGAGCAGGACAGCCGCCTGACGGCCATGTCCGCCAAGGTGCCCGTTCTTGACCCCGATTCCCCCAACCAGGCCCGGGAGCTCATCGCCGCCGGGTTCGAGCTGTCCGAGGCCTTCCGGGTGCCGGTCATGCTCCGGCCCACTACCCGCGTCTGCCACGCCAACCAGGACATCCTCCCCGGTCCGGTTGCTCCGTCCGAACGGACGGCCGCGTTTGTCAAGGATCCAGCCCGGTGGGCCGCTACCCCGGTCTTTCGTCACAAGCTTCACCTGAAGCTGGAGGAGAAACTGGCCGGCATTGCCGCCTGGGAGCCGACCGCCCCGCGGTTGCTCAATCCGGGGGTCTCTTCCAGGAAGGCACTGGTCGCCTCCGGCGTGGCAGCGGCCCATGCCCGCGAGGTGCTGGCAGACCTGGGGCTCAGGGACGTCCTTCCCCTCTGGCAGGTGGTGCAGCCCTATCCTCTGCACACGGCGTTCGTGGAGCGGCTTCTGGCCGACTACGACGAGATCCTGGTGCTGGAGGAGACCACCGGGGTCATGGAGTTGCAACTGGCCGACCGCCACCGGGTAAAGGGAAAGCGGTCGGGCTTTGTTCCTGAGGTGGGAGAACTGTCCCCGGAACTGGTGGAGCGTCTGGTGGCCGCTTTTGCCGGCATTCCCGCCGCACCCTCCGTTGCGCCCCCCACGGGCGGCGGACGCCGGCCGACCCTCTGCCCGGGCTGCCCCCACCGGGCCAGCTTTTATGCCATCAAGCGGGCTGCGCCCAAGGGAATCTATCCTTCCGACATCGGCTGCTACACCCTCGGCCTCAACCTGGGAGGGGTCGACACGGTCCTCTGCATGGGGGCGGCGGTCTCCCAGGCGGCCGGCTTCTACCACGCCTACAAACTTTCCGGCCAGGTGCCCGACATCGTCGCCACCATCGGCGACTCCACCTTCTTCCACGCGGGAATCCCGCCGCTCATCGACGCCGTGGTGCAGGATGCGCGGTTCGTGCTCGTGATTCTGGACAATGCCACCACCGCCATGACCGGCAACCAGCCGACCCCGGCACTGGGGTGGGGCGCCGGCGGGGTGCCCACGGCGACGGTGGATATGGAGGGGCTGGTAAAGGCATGCGGCGTGCGCTTCTGCCGGTCGGGCGAGCCGGGCAACCTTCCCGCTTTTACCGCCCTGATGAAAGAAGCGGTGGCCTTTGCCCGGACCGACGGGCTTGCCGTGGTCATTGCCCGCCAGCCCTGCGTGGTTGACCGGACCTACACCGGCGAACGGCCGCCGAAGCGCGCGGTGCGGGTAAGCGATGCCTGCAACGGGTGCCGCTTCTGCACTACCCAGTTCGAGTGCCCGGCCCTGGTCTACGACGAAGAAACGAAGCGGGTGGTTGTCGATACCCTCGTCTGTTCCAAGTGCGGCGTCTGCGTCGATGTCTGTCCGCGGTTGGCCATCGAGGAGGTGGGAAAATGA
- a CDS encoding HD family phosphohydrolase has protein sequence MNDKRTEIFEIIRDTSTLPTLPGIVTRLQALSENRKSTIQEMAQLVSSDQILSARVLRLVNSPSYGFYRVSTISNALILLGVNVIKSLALSSSIFEIMEKTIVGLWEHSLGAGVAANIIARRLKLPEVEEISTAALLHDIGKVIIKEKCPEDYARVAMLMERKGLAMLDAERELLGTDHAEVGEWLVRSWYLPDKLSEPVACHHDVARSSTHQVKTAVVHLADVLVKASGFGFSGDEYVPQIQPEAWQRLGMTENDLAVIVEELEDRLIETKNFSLEIQAVDEI, from the coding sequence GTGAACGATAAGCGGACCGAGATTTTCGAGATTATCCGTGACACGAGCACGCTCCCGACGCTGCCCGGCATCGTGACCCGGCTCCAGGCCCTATCGGAAAACCGCAAGTCAACCATCCAGGAAATGGCGCAACTCGTCTCCTCTGACCAGATCCTGTCGGCACGGGTGCTGCGCCTGGTGAACTCCCCCTCCTACGGGTTCTACCGGGTTTCCACCATCTCCAACGCCTTGATCCTCCTGGGCGTGAACGTCATCAAGAGCCTGGCGCTCAGCTCCTCCATCTTCGAAATCATGGAAAAGACCATCGTGGGGCTTTGGGAGCACTCCCTCGGAGCCGGCGTGGCTGCGAACATCATCGCCCGCCGCCTGAAGCTCCCCGAGGTGGAGGAAATCTCCACGGCAGCGCTTCTGCACGACATCGGCAAGGTGATCATCAAGGAGAAGTGCCCCGAGGACTATGCCCGCGTCGCCATGCTCATGGAGAGGAAGGGGCTGGCCATGCTGGACGCGGAGCGGGAGCTGCTGGGAACCGATCACGCGGAGGTGGGGGAGTGGCTCGTGCGGAGCTGGTACCTGCCGGACAAGCTGAGTGAGCCCGTGGCCTGTCACCACGACGTGGCCCGCTCGTCGACCCACCAGGTGAAGACCGCCGTGGTCCATCTGGCCGATGTGCTCGTGAAAGCCAGCGGCTTCGGTTTCAGCGGCGACGAGTATGTCCCCCAGATCCAGCCCGAGGCGTGGCAGAGGCTGGGCATGACCGAGAACGACCTGGCCGTCATCGTGGAAGAGTTGGAGGACAGGCTGATCGAAACGAAAAACTTCAGTCTGGAGATACAGGCCGTCGATGAGATCTGA
- a CDS encoding diguanylate cyclase response regulator, protein MRSDLRIAIVANEKRGDGNIELRLQSKGYQVVTLTTPSSVMGFIYSDPPDVILMDLSSPDEAFLGIIRSLKDDFFFSTIPVIGMMPEPAAEFFDWEEYPLDDFVTFPLNFRELFTRIVLSLRRLRRVFDNNPLTRLPGNTSIQRAIEQTVGKPMAVCYVDINHFKQYNDVYGFTHGDEVLRMLGRIVSNAVKDAGDGFAGHIGGDDFVFIVPFDQAEAVAGRIIANFTAVVSELFNEEEKRNGFFLAHDRKGNEEKVPLMGVAIAVVPTDSPKIGHYAKVAEVAAELKTLAKQSHKSCFVVDRRKF, encoded by the coding sequence ATGAGATCTGATCTGAGAATAGCCATCGTTGCCAATGAAAAGCGGGGGGACGGCAATATCGAGCTCCGCCTCCAGAGCAAGGGGTATCAGGTGGTGACCCTGACGACCCCCTCCAGCGTTATGGGGTTCATCTACTCGGATCCCCCCGACGTGATCCTCATGGATCTCTCCTCGCCCGACGAGGCGTTCCTGGGCATTATCAGGAGCCTCAAGGACGACTTTTTCTTCAGCACCATTCCGGTCATCGGCATGATGCCGGAGCCGGCGGCCGAGTTTTTCGACTGGGAAGAGTATCCCCTGGATGATTTCGTCACCTTCCCCCTCAACTTCCGGGAGCTTTTCACCCGCATCGTTCTGTCGCTGCGGCGGCTGCGGCGGGTTTTCGACAACAATCCCCTCACCAGGCTGCCGGGCAACACCTCCATTCAGCGCGCCATCGAGCAGACGGTGGGCAAGCCCATGGCGGTCTGCTATGTGGACATCAACCACTTCAAGCAGTATAACGATGTCTACGGCTTCACCCACGGCGACGAGGTCCTGAGGATGCTCGGCCGCATCGTGTCCAACGCCGTGAAGGACGCGGGCGACGGGTTCGCGGGGCACATCGGCGGGGACGACTTCGTCTTCATCGTCCCCTTCGACCAGGCCGAGGCGGTTGCCGGGCGGATCATCGCCAACTTTACGGCCGTGGTTTCGGAGCTCTTCAACGAGGAGGAAAAGCGCAACGGCTTCTTCCTGGCCCACGACCGCAAGGGGAACGAGGAGAAGGTCCCCCTCATGGGGGTCGCCATTGCCGTCGTTCCCACGGACTCTCCCAAAATCGGCCACTACGCCAAGGTGGCCGAGGTGGCGGCAGAGCTCAAGACCCTTGCCAAGCAATCCCACAAGAGCTGCTTTGTCGTTGACCGACGCAAGTTCTGA
- a CDS encoding chemotaxis protein CheX, translated as MSAITFEEIMFTIMSATQDTFKNYLSVDIFAGKVERKVDPVDSDVVGIVGVAGDRVGYIILAAESTAAVTIAKELLMIDEPDEESIRDAIGELTNNIAGVFKTKYHEQYGNVALGLPLIVSGMLRTVAEGSSQDQSGGSSSMNVQCKGVTIPFMSLDGKFALRVMVYM; from the coding sequence ATGTCTGCAATCACCTTCGAAGAAATCATGTTCACCATCATGTCCGCCACCCAGGACACCTTCAAAAACTACCTGAGCGTAGACATATTCGCAGGAAAAGTTGAGCGGAAGGTTGACCCCGTCGATTCCGACGTGGTCGGCATCGTCGGGGTTGCGGGCGACCGGGTGGGCTATATCATTCTGGCGGCAGAGAGCACCGCAGCGGTCACGATCGCCAAGGAACTGCTGATGATCGACGAGCCCGACGAGGAATCCATCAGGGATGCCATCGGTGAACTGACCAACAACATCGCCGGCGTGTTCAAGACCAAATATCATGAGCAGTACGGCAACGTGGCCCTGGGGCTCCCCCTCATCGTATCCGGCATGCTGCGCACCGTTGCCGAGGGGTCGTCGCAGGATCAGTCGGGCGGCAGCTCCAGCATGAATGTCCAGTGCAAGGGGGTTACCATCCCCTTCATGAGCCTGGACGGCAAGTTCGCCCTCCGGGTCATGGTGTACATGTAA
- a CDS encoding acetyltransferase gives MLRKAQIADVKDIQKLLTHFASRGDMLSRSLSELYEAIRDFYVWEEHGVVLGAAALHIMWEDLAEIRSVAVSEDAGRKGIGTMLVQACIDEARQLGLKRVFCLTYKPDFFGKFGMRIVDKSELPHKVWTDCIKCVKFPDCDEIAMILDL, from the coding sequence ATGCTCCGCAAGGCCCAGATTGCCGACGTCAAGGACATACAGAAGCTTCTCACCCACTTCGCCAGCCGGGGCGATATGCTCTCCCGCTCACTGTCGGAGCTGTATGAGGCGATCCGCGATTTTTACGTCTGGGAGGAACACGGGGTGGTGCTCGGCGCCGCGGCCCTCCATATCATGTGGGAAGACCTGGCGGAGATCCGGTCCGTGGCCGTGTCCGAGGATGCGGGGCGCAAGGGGATCGGTACCATGCTCGTGCAGGCCTGTATCGACGAGGCCAGGCAATTGGGGCTCAAGCGCGTATTCTGCCTCACCTACAAGCCCGATTTCTTCGGCAAGTTCGGTATGAGGATCGTGGACAAATCGGAGTTGCCCCACAAGGTCTGGACCGACTGCATCAAGTGCGTCAAGTTCCCCGACTGCGATGAAATCGCGATGATTCTCGATCTCTGA
- a CDS encoding indolepyruvate oxidoreductase, which yields MTGGEQLIISGVGGQGILFVTRILAETAIRTGMPVMTSETHGMAQRGGVVISHLKAGEFSSPLVRPGRADGLLAMKEENIALHRHFLRPGGWIVANASRVPAGLEGHPVHVIDADALALEIGSPQAVNLILLGFALARLTDAGLFCSTSQVIATIEHRLGEKGALRAASLKALRLGMERAEA from the coding sequence ATGACCGGGGGAGAGCAACTGATCATCAGCGGGGTGGGGGGGCAGGGAATCCTGTTCGTCACCCGCATTCTGGCCGAGACCGCCATCCGCACCGGCATGCCGGTCATGACCTCCGAAACCCACGGCATGGCCCAGCGGGGCGGGGTGGTCATCTCCCACCTGAAGGCGGGCGAATTCTCAAGTCCCCTCGTGCGCCCCGGCAGGGCCGACGGCCTGCTGGCCATGAAGGAGGAGAACATTGCGCTCCACCGGCACTTCCTCCGTCCCGGCGGGTGGATCGTGGCCAATGCCTCCCGTGTCCCGGCCGGACTTGAGGGGCACCCGGTCCATGTGATCGACGCCGACGCCCTTGCCCTGGAGATCGGCTCCCCCCAGGCGGTGAACCTGATCCTCCTCGGCTTTGCCCTGGCCCGGCTCACCGATGCCGGCCTCTTCTGCTCCACCAGCCAGGTGATTGCAACCATCGAGCACCGGCTGGGTGAAAAGGGGGCGCTCCGGGCCGCATCTCTCAAGGCCCTGCGTCTCGGCATGGAGCGGGCGGAGGCTTGA